The sequence CTGCGACTGGGGAGGAACAGCAACAGCTATCGCTTAGGCAATCAATTTGAACTGACCGGTTGGGGGGCCTATAAGTGGTCGGATGTTGTCAGTACTTCGCTGCGGCTCAAAGGGAAGACTTGGGGTGATATTGATGGCGCTGACCCCCGTCTGAATCCTAATCTGATTCCGACGGCGAATCCCGAATTACGATCGGGTACGACGATCGATTTGGGGCTGGGACTGAATCTCTATGCTCCCAATGGCCCGCTTCAAGGCAGCCGGATTGGGATTGAGTTTGCGTTGCCCTTATTGCGTGACCTGGATGGCCCGCAGTTGGAAACCGACTGGACTTTGACTTTGGGTGTTCAGACCTCTTTCTAAACTGACGTCGCAGTTTTGCCGTTAGTTGGTTCACCCTGAGTTGCTGGATGGTGATTCGGGGTTTGTTTATAGCTCAATGTCGCATCACTGGCGGGATGATCTATTGGCAGGACGTTCTAATTGGACGATCGTGTATATCGGCCCATGCAGTTTCGTGCCGTGAGTTGATTGCCGCCGTGATGATTTGACTGTTGCTGCGATAAAGATTTATGGCTCAACGGTTGAATCCGCATCATTTCTGCCATGGAATCGGCAAAATAGAGAAGTGAATCTTTTCTCTTAAACTTCCATGACTTCTCCTGCTGTCTCAGAAACCTACGCGGGGCATTTTGGCCCCTTTACGATTACGGATGCCGATCGCCGCGAGGTCGTCATGTATCGATCGGGTTTGGCGATCGCGGCTGGGAGTTTGGCGCTGGGCGTGGGGTTGTTCCTTGGGTTTGGCTCGCAGCCGATCGTCTTGACGGGGCTAGCAGCGCTATATGGCTTGTTTTGGTTGGGCTTAGGTGTCAGTCTGTGGAAGATTCATATTTATATGCGTCCCTTGCATATGGCCTTGCAGATATTTTGGGCGATCGGTGGAGTTGCGAGTTTGGTCGTTGCCTTCTGGGATCCCCGCCCCTTTATCCTGACGCTGTATGAGCAACCACTGTGGATTTTGGGTGTTGGTTTTACCTTTGCCGCGTTAACCGGGATTTTCTTTAAAGAAGCGTTTTGCTTTAATCGCTTCGAAACGAAATTTTTGACACCACTGGTACCGGGTTTACTGCTCGGGCATATGGCGGGGATTTTGCCGGTGCCGGTCGAGCAAGGTCTGCTGGTGGCTTGGGCCATTTTATTGGGTGTGTTCGCGCTCCGGAAATCAATTCAAGCCATCCCGGATGATATTGGCGACAAGAGTGTGTTTGAGCATTTAGAGCAGCAGCGTAACTCGCCTCATGCCGTTTAATGCGACTGAAACAGCGGCTTTACTGGCCCTTAAAGGTGTCGGACCGACCGTAATTAAGCGGTTGGAGCAAATTGGTTTTACAACCCTCGAACAACTTCAGGGCCAAGATCCCCTGGTGATCACGCAGCAAATTTCCACAATGCTCGGTTCGACTTGCTGGCACAACAGTCCCCAAGCGCGTGGGGCAATTAGGACGATTGTGGCGTTAGCGAATAACCACGCCAACCAACCGGAAGTCAGGAGTTGACAAAATATAACCAACTGGTTAGTTTAAAGCAATGGTAACCAAAGGCGATAAAACCAAGCAGCGCATTCTTGAGGTAGCCGCTTCCTTGTTTTGGAAGCGCAGCTATCACGGTTTGAATATGAACACCATCAGTGAAGCAGCGGGTGTGAATAAGGCGACGGTGTATGGCTATTTCCCCTCGAAGGAAGCGTTGGCTTTGGCGGCGATCGAGAATTATCACCAGTATGTACAGACCCAGATATTTGATACGGTGCGGCAAGCAACCGATCACCCGATCGCGCAGCTTGAGATGGTGTATCAAGCGTTTCATGCTGCGACTCAGGCAGTGTATGAGCATGATGGGATTTGTCCCGGTTGTCCCTTCGTCAATATGGTCACGGAGTTAGCGACGGAAAATCCGGCGCTGCGCGCAAAAATTCAGGGATGTTTTGACCGTGTGGGTGAATTTTATCGCCAGCTGGTGCGATCGGCTAAACAGCAGGGCTTAGCAACAGCTGATTTGGATGAAGAATCGACTGTGCGCGGCTTGATCGCAGTCATGAATGGTGCGTTTATCGCCTCAAAAATCCATAACTCCCCGGATGAAATCCTGAAAATGTTGCCAGCGGCGCGGCGGCTCTTGACCAGTTAGCGGATGCGCTTACTTGTTTTGCGTTGTTGCTTGACTGGCCTATTTTT comes from Romeriopsis navalis LEGE 11480 and encodes:
- a CDS encoding DUF2301 domain-containing membrane protein → MTSPAVSETYAGHFGPFTITDADRREVVMYRSGLAIAAGSLALGVGLFLGFGSQPIVLTGLAALYGLFWLGLGVSLWKIHIYMRPLHMALQIFWAIGGVASLVVAFWDPRPFILTLYEQPLWILGVGFTFAALTGIFFKEAFCFNRFETKFLTPLVPGLLLGHMAGILPVPVEQGLLVAWAILLGVFALRKSIQAIPDDIGDKSVFEHLEQQRNSPHAV
- a CDS encoding helix-hairpin-helix domain-containing protein, which codes for MPFNATETAALLALKGVGPTVIKRLEQIGFTTLEQLQGQDPLVITQQISTMLGSTCWHNSPQARGAIRTIVALANNHANQPEVRS
- a CDS encoding TetR/AcrR family transcriptional regulator yields the protein MVTKGDKTKQRILEVAASLFWKRSYHGLNMNTISEAAGVNKATVYGYFPSKEALALAAIENYHQYVQTQIFDTVRQATDHPIAQLEMVYQAFHAATQAVYEHDGICPGCPFVNMVTELATENPALRAKIQGCFDRVGEFYRQLVRSAKQQGLATADLDEESTVRGLIAVMNGAFIASKIHNSPDEILKMLPAARRLLTS